The Paenibacillus amylolyticus genome contains the following window.
GGTGTCATCCATTTCACCCCGGATCGCATCGTATTGGCTCTTTCCCAAGGCCAGTTGGAGATCAAAGGAACAGCCTTGGTGATCCGTAACATTTTGCCGGATGAAGTAGCAGTTGAAGGAACGATTCTGGATATTCATATGAATGGAGTGGAGGGGAACGGATGAAGCAGCCCAGTCTGTATAAACTGCGGGGAGCAGTCCGAATCAGGGTCACTGGGGGAGACATTGAAACTTTGATCAACACGGTGGCAGAGCAGGGACTGGAAGTGTGGAACCTGCGTGCTCACGATGGACGCGTGGCAGAGATGAACATTCTGCTGCCGCATTTTTTCAGGTTGCGTCCTGTGTTGAAGCGGACAGGCTGCAGGGTGAAAGTGATCCATCGCAGCGGTTTCCCTTTTTTTGCAGCTCAACTATTACGCAGGAAGTTCTTTCTTGGAGGAATGCTGTTTTTTGTGGCAGCTTTGTTTGCGTTATCGTCCATGGTATGGGATGTGGAGGTCAAGGGGAACACCACTATTCCTACGGACGAGGTACTCGCAGCAGCGAAGAAAGAGGGGATATATCCTTTCCAATGGGTGTTTCGCTTGCCGAGCCAAGACAAGCTCTCCAGACAGCTTGCACTCGCTCTGCCAGATGTAACCTGGATTGGCGTGAGCAAGAGGGGACAACCATTACCATTCAGGTTGTGGAATCGGCGCAACCCAAGCGCGAGCCGTTACTGAATCCCAGACATCTGATCAGCAAGTCCGATGCTGTGGTCACTCAAATCT
Protein-coding sequences here:
- the yqfC gene encoding sporulation protein YqfC; this translates as MTRISRKLRRWTSEVLDLPQDVLYDMPRLTLIGSKQLYIENHRGVIHFTPDRIVLALSQGQLEIKGTALVIRNILPDEVAVEGTILDIHMNGVEGNG